In a genomic window of Streptomyces sp. NBC_01231:
- a CDS encoding alpha/beta hydrolase: MSTYVADAAEDLTVEGPSAAFTYRRIGPRGGIPLVLLNRVRGTLDWWDPELLDHLAAAHDVIVFDNVGTGYTTGTPRDSVEGLADGTVEFIEALGLTQVDLLGWTLGGTVAQHIARTRPHLVRKLVVAAANPGGTVPGAPDPDPKVRATMTKSEVSGDDLVFLFFPETETGRAAGYAHLARVATRLATGRPDVSQAAGMGQIAAIGKDAAIPFDQVRADLESIKQPVLYATGMKDAMIPALASYTAVQHLRDATLVVYGDAGHAFLFQHAEDFAAQVTAFLSD, from the coding sequence ATGAGCACCTATGTGGCAGACGCGGCAGAGGACCTCACCGTGGAGGGCCCCTCGGCGGCCTTCACCTACCGGCGCATCGGCCCGCGAGGCGGCATCCCGCTGGTCCTGCTGAACCGGGTCCGGGGCACCCTCGACTGGTGGGACCCCGAGCTCCTGGACCACCTCGCCGCGGCCCACGACGTGATCGTGTTCGACAACGTCGGCACCGGCTACACCACCGGCACACCACGTGACTCCGTCGAGGGACTCGCCGACGGCACCGTCGAGTTCATCGAGGCCCTCGGCCTCACGCAGGTCGACCTGCTCGGCTGGACCCTGGGCGGCACCGTCGCCCAGCACATCGCCCGCACCCGACCCCACCTGGTCCGCAAGCTGGTCGTGGCGGCCGCCAACCCCGGCGGCACGGTGCCCGGCGCTCCCGACCCGGACCCGAAGGTGCGGGCCACCATGACCAAGTCGGAGGTCTCCGGGGACGACCTGGTGTTCCTTTTCTTCCCGGAGACGGAGACGGGGCGCGCCGCCGGGTACGCGCACCTCGCCCGGGTGGCGACCCGGCTGGCCACCGGACGCCCCGACGTGTCCCAGGCGGCGGGCATGGGTCAGATCGCCGCGATCGGCAAGGACGCGGCGATTCCCTTCGACCAGGTGCGGGCCGACCTGGAGTCCATCAAGCAGCCCGTCCTGTACGCCACCGGCATGAAGGACGCGATGATCCCCGCGCTGGCCTCCTACACCGCCGTCCAGCACCTCCGCGACGCGACACTCGTCGTCTACGGCGACGCCGGTCACGCCTTCCTCTTCCAGCACGCCGAGGACTTCGCCGCCCAGGTGACGGCCTTCCTCTCCGACTGA
- a CDS encoding low temperature requirement protein A produces MQSTSVPARREVTPLELFFDLVYVFAIGQLSHQLLAHPTWTGAAQTLVLYLAVYAAWAYTTWAVTLVPAEDPRTRRMLLTVMLLGLFMNAAIPRAFGDAGWVFVVTFLLIHLGRTVWLLRVGLDRRDQEHWRRVLVWFAAAAPFWLTGAAADGGARLVWWAAATLIELAGTWTAHPLPGRRLDSRQVGFAGGHLLERGRLFMIIAFGEAVMTTGTALTTAPYEPMTLLTSSVALAGTVALFWLFFSRSEHIVRHYEQTEDPIRAGRSGVYSLMVSVAGMIAAAAGDERVIAHPAHHAGITSNLLLFGGPALFIGAQTWHGRTLFDDLPTARLVALSALVVGCAVTTAAPAYLAAVVAAAVVVTLAAFEDRRPSGDAPAKPVSSGRPRP; encoded by the coding sequence GTGCAGTCGACCAGCGTGCCGGCCCGCCGGGAGGTGACGCCGCTGGAGTTGTTCTTCGACCTGGTCTACGTCTTCGCGATCGGCCAGCTCTCGCATCAGCTGCTGGCGCACCCGACGTGGACGGGCGCGGCCCAGACGCTCGTGCTCTACCTCGCGGTCTACGCGGCGTGGGCGTACACCACGTGGGCGGTCACCCTCGTCCCGGCCGAGGATCCGCGGACCCGGCGGATGCTGCTGACGGTCATGCTCCTGGGACTGTTCATGAACGCCGCGATCCCGCGCGCCTTCGGCGATGCCGGATGGGTCTTCGTCGTCACGTTCCTGCTGATTCACCTCGGCCGGACGGTGTGGCTGCTGAGGGTGGGCCTCGACCGGCGTGATCAGGAGCACTGGCGCCGCGTCCTGGTCTGGTTCGCCGCGGCCGCCCCCTTCTGGCTGACCGGCGCGGCGGCCGACGGCGGCGCGCGGCTGGTGTGGTGGGCCGCGGCGACCCTGATCGAGCTGGCGGGCACCTGGACGGCGCATCCCCTGCCCGGCCGCAGGCTGGACTCCCGACAGGTCGGCTTCGCGGGGGGCCACCTGCTGGAGCGCGGCCGGCTGTTCATGATCATCGCGTTCGGCGAGGCCGTCATGACCACCGGCACGGCGCTCACCACAGCGCCGTACGAGCCGATGACCCTGCTGACCAGCAGTGTGGCTCTCGCCGGTACGGTCGCGTTGTTCTGGCTGTTCTTCAGCCGCTCCGAGCACATCGTGCGCCACTACGAACAGACCGAGGACCCCATCCGGGCGGGGCGCAGCGGCGTCTACAGCCTCATGGTCTCCGTCGCCGGGATGATCGCCGCCGCCGCGGGCGACGAGCGTGTCATCGCGCACCCGGCCCATCACGCCGGCATCACCTCGAACCTGCTGCTGTTCGGCGGGCCTGCCCTCTTCATCGGGGCGCAGACCTGGCACGGCAGGACCCTGTTCGACGACCTGCCCACGGCGCGGCTGGTCGCGCTGTCCGCTCTGGTCGTCGGATGCGCGGTCACCACGGCGGCCCCGGCCTACCTGGCGGCGGTCGTCGCGGCCGCCGTCGTCGTCACGCTGGCCGCGTTCGAAGATCGCCGCCCGTCCGGGGATGCCCCTGCGAAGCCGGTCTCCTCAGGCCGCCCGCGTCCCTGA
- a CDS encoding response regulator transcription factor translates to MADAGVLICDDQELMRVGLRMVVDSQLDLTVVGEAGDGEAAVAQALTLRPDLVLMAVRLPGLDGISATAQVRAALPRTQVLVVSTCDRDEYAYAALRAGAGGFLLKDTPTAEMLVAIRGVLRGDTMIAPSVTRRLIDRFVTGAVAPLTDKRLGVLTDREREVLALVARGLNNPEIAGKLFLGETTVKTHVARILTKLRVRDRIEAVVMAYESGLVRPGG, encoded by the coding sequence GTGGCGGATGCGGGTGTGTTGATCTGTGATGACCAGGAGCTGATGCGGGTCGGCCTGCGCATGGTGGTGGACAGCCAGTTGGACCTCACGGTCGTCGGTGAAGCCGGGGACGGCGAGGCCGCCGTGGCGCAGGCGCTCACGCTGCGCCCGGACCTCGTCCTCATGGCCGTGCGGCTGCCGGGCCTCGACGGCATCTCGGCCACCGCACAGGTACGCGCCGCGCTGCCCCGGACACAGGTGCTGGTCGTCTCCACGTGCGACCGCGACGAGTACGCCTACGCGGCCCTGCGTGCCGGAGCCGGTGGCTTTCTCCTCAAGGACACGCCGACCGCCGAGATGCTCGTCGCCATCCGCGGCGTCCTGCGCGGCGACACGATGATCGCCCCCTCGGTGACCCGGCGGCTGATCGACCGCTTCGTCACGGGCGCCGTGGCTCCCCTCACCGACAAACGCCTCGGCGTACTGACGGACCGCGAGCGTGAGGTGCTGGCTCTGGTGGCCCGCGGGCTGAACAACCCGGAGATCGCGGGAAAGCTGTTTCTCGGCGAGACCACGGTCAAGACCCACGTGGCCCGCATCCTCACCAAACTACGTGTCCGCGACCGGATAGAGGCCGTCGTCATGGCCTACGAGAGCGGACTGGTTCGCCCCGGCGGATGA
- a CDS encoding enoyl-CoA hydratase/isomerase family protein, whose protein sequence is MTQHSMFKIETVAPKIRRVTFSNPPVNVVGADTVVQLLDVVDELSQDEQVQVVVFDSGTPGYFYNHADLAQVPELLALNNADGTPTWVELVTRLTSAPFISIASIRGRTRGGGDEITLAFDLRYASREEAFFCQPEVAIGIVPGGGGSDRLARLLGRDRALEAVLTSQDYDAERAEQYGWVTRAVPDTELDAFVSGVAARIASFDEASVLGAKAQINRSTLPPVADLRASWAEFAESVTWPGFQARVPQLGKLIAEIGVEEIERNLGDYLGIANQQA, encoded by the coding sequence ATGACCCAGCACAGCATGTTCAAGATCGAGACCGTGGCGCCGAAGATCCGCAGGGTGACCTTCTCGAATCCGCCGGTGAACGTCGTCGGCGCGGACACCGTCGTCCAACTGCTCGACGTTGTCGATGAGTTGAGCCAGGACGAGCAGGTTCAGGTCGTCGTTTTCGACAGCGGAACTCCCGGATACTTCTACAACCACGCCGATCTCGCCCAGGTGCCCGAACTCCTCGCGCTGAACAACGCGGACGGGACTCCGACGTGGGTCGAGCTCGTCACCCGCCTGACCAGCGCCCCGTTCATCAGCATCGCCTCCATCCGCGGGCGCACGCGGGGTGGAGGGGACGAGATCACCCTGGCCTTCGACCTGCGCTACGCCAGCCGCGAGGAGGCGTTCTTCTGCCAGCCCGAGGTCGCGATCGGCATCGTCCCCGGCGGTGGCGGCAGCGACCGGCTGGCCCGGCTGCTGGGGCGGGACCGCGCGCTCGAAGCGGTCCTCACCAGCCAGGACTACGACGCCGAGCGCGCCGAGCAGTACGGATGGGTGACCCGGGCCGTCCCCGACACCGAACTCGACGCCTTCGTGAGCGGTGTGGCGGCGCGCATCGCCTCCTTCGACGAGGCGTCCGTCCTGGGCGCCAAGGCACAGATCAACCGGTCGACTCTGCCGCCGGTGGCCGACCTGCGCGCGTCCTGGGCGGAGTTCGCGGAGTCGGTCACGTGGCCGGGATTCCAGGCCCGCGTGCCGCAGCTCGGCAAGCTCATCGCCGAGATCGGCGTCGAGGAGATCGAGCGGAATCTGGGCGACTACCTCGGCATCGCGAACCAGCAGGCATAG